A stretch of Alkalicella caledoniensis DNA encodes these proteins:
- a CDS encoding HPr family phosphocarrier protein — MIEMKLTVTNKTGLHARPAALLVQTASKFTSEITISKGEGDVNAKSIMGIMALGANEGTEVTIIASGADEQEALASIKELFDNNFGE; from the coding sequence ATGATAGAAATGAAATTAACAGTAACAAATAAAACAGGATTACATGCAAGACCAGCTGCACTACTTGTGCAAACAGCGTCTAAATTTACTTCAGAGATTACTATTTCAAAGGGCGAAGGTGATGTAAACGCTAAAAGCATTATGGGGATCATGGCCCTTGGAGCAAACGAAGGTACAGAAGTAACTATTATAGCAAGTGGAGCTGATGAGCAAGAAGCATTAGCATCCATTAAAGAACTATTTGATAACAACTTTGGCGAATAG